TCGACGCCTACGCCGCCGACGACGTGGACGCCGCCGCATTCGTCCGCGATCAGTGGGAGGGCGAGTGGTCCCTCGATCGTTCCGAACCGTTCCCCGAGCAGTACGACACGTTCGTCGGCTCGGCGGCCTGCCTCTATCACTTCGCGCCGGTCGATCTGAACCGCGATCACCTCACACGCGAGGGCTACCCCGCCGCCGTCGACGGTGAGGAGCGCATCCCGGTGGTCGGCAACTCCGTCGTGGATGCCATCGAGTTGAAAGCCGACGCTGAGGGCGGGGAGTCGGTCTTCGACGTCTACCCCGAACTGGAGGAGCGCGACGACTGGATACGGGTGGACGTCCACCGCCGCGCGAACCTCCTCCCCGATCGGTTCCGTGCGATCGTCGACTGTGTCATCCGCCTGGTCGAGGCGGGCTATAACGTCAACTTCGTGGAACTGCACGCGACGGGCACCGCGCTCGACGAGTACGGGCTCCGCGAGAAACTCGAACGCCTCGCCGCCGACAACGACAACTTCCTCTTTACTGGGCTCTGGAAGAAGCACGCCCACGTCTACGAGTTCTTCCGCTCGGGGCAGTGTTTCGCGGCGCTCACCGACTCCGGTAGCGTCCAGGAGGAACTCAACCACATCCGGGAGACGCGGTGTCTCACCGCCCGGTTCAACACTGACCGCCCCGAGACGGTGATGGACGCCAACACGAACCTGCTGGTCCCGCCCGTATCCGGCGAATCGATGGCCGAAATCGTCGAGTACGCGTTCACCAACGACGCCACCCGTGACCGCCTCGGGTCGGGGCCGCGCCTCTACGGCGAGGACGTCGGCACGGAGATCGTGCGCTACTTCGAGGACCTCGACGATCCGGCCACTTTCGAGTGGTCCCACGACCGCGCCGCGTTCGATGTCGACGACGGTGCGTTCGACTATCTCTGAGGCGAAATCACAAGAATAGTCCGCTGTCGGCGGTTCGAAACTTCAGCTGTGGATCAGTCGTCGGACTCGGCGAGCGCCGCCTCGGCATCGGTCGCGGGCTCCTCGTCGAGCGTTTCGAGGTAGTCGTCGGCGTCGAGCGCCGCTTTGCAGCCCATCCCGCCGGCAGTCACGGCCTGCTGGTAGTGGTAGTCGACCACGTCGCCAGCGCCGAAGATTCCTGGTACTCCCGTTCTGGTCTGGCCGCCGCCAGCGCCGCCCCGGGTGTCGAGGTAGCCCGCGTCGTCCATCTCGACGCCCGTATCTCCGAGATAGCCGGTGTTCGGCGTGTGGCCGATGGCGAGGAAAACCGCGCCGACGTCCATCTCGAAGCGTTCGGTTTCGGGATCGTCGAGCCGTTCTGTGGGGTGGCCTTCGGGGTGGCGGACGAGCGACGCGCCCCCGATGCCATCCTCGGGCGTTCCGCGAATCTCGGTGAGTTCGGTGTTGCGCACGACCTCGATCTCGCCGGCCTCGACGTGCTCTTCGAGCCGATCGATCCAGTAGTCCTCCGCGCGGAACGCTTCGCGGCGGTGAATCAGATACACCTTGGAGGCGAACTTCGTGAGGAAGGTTGCCTCCTCCATCGCGGCGTCGCCGCCGCCGACCACGATCATCTCCTCGTCGCGGAAGAAGGCTCCATCACAGGTCGCACACGTCGAGACGCCGTAGCCCATCAGTTCGTCCTCGCCAGGCACGCCGAGTGTCCGCGCGCTCGCGCCGCTCGCGGCGATCACGGCGTCGGCGGTGAGGCGCGTGCCGTCGGCGAGTTCGATCTCAAAGGGGCGGTCCGAATCGTCGACGTGCTCGATCACGCCGTGGCGGATCTCCGCGCCGAAGCGCTCGGCCTGGGCCTGCATGTCGTTCACCAGTTCGGGGCCGCCGATCCCTTCGGGAAAGCCCGGGTAGTTCGCGACGTCGGTCGTCAGGGTGAGCTGGCCGCCCGGCTCGCGCCCTTCGAGCACGAGGGGCGCGTTGTTCGAGCGCGCGGCGTAGATCGCCGCCGTCAGTCCCGCGATCCCCGACCCCGCGACGACGAGCCGGTGGTGCTCCGGCTCCGAGCCTCCAGTCATGGATTCGAGTAGGCCAGCCACGAACAACTACCTTGTGCTCGAACCCGGCGACGCTCGAAGCGTTTAGGTCACGACCGCCGCTTCGATCGGTATGCCCGCCGATCTCGACGAGAAGACCGATCGCTACGAACGCCTCCTCGCCGACGCGCTCGACGCGGCGAGCGTCGCGCCGCCGGACGGAACTCCACTGGCCGAATTCGCGGCCGAGTACCAGGAGATGGCGCAGTCGTACCTCGACGACGGCCGGCACTTCCGCGAAACGGACGACATGGTGAACGCGCTCGCGGCGTTTTCGTACGGCCACGCGTGGCTCGATGCGGGCGCGCGGATCGGGCTGTTCGTGGTTCCCACGGAGGATGACCTATTCACGGTGTGAAACGCCGTGCGCGGTCGGTGCGCTTACAAGGGGTGGGTGTGTCAGTTTCGCTCGATGGAGGCCGTCCTGTGGTACGTGCTGACGGGTACTCGCGGCGGCACGAACCGCGTGCGCATCCTCCGCGCCC
This sequence is a window from Halococcus salifodinae DSM 8989. Protein-coding genes within it:
- a CDS encoding UDP-N-acetylglucosamine 2-epimerase, yielding MAGLRIHEDRLDAALDGGDADLALAVVTATKPDFYKQAPVVAAARDRGFPCFVLHTGQHYDDVLGHGLVEYGIDDAIAVDLGVRGGLSEKTAQVTTRVADVAAHLDEHYPETTILPLVHGDTHAAGVVPQAWAFATNQYAAHNEAGLRGMAPSFDAYAADDVDAAAFVRDQWEGEWSLDRSEPFPEQYDTFVGSAACLYHFAPVDLNRDHLTREGYPAAVDGEERIPVVGNSVVDAIELKADAEGGESVFDVYPELEERDDWIRVDVHRRANLLPDRFRAIVDCVIRLVEAGYNVNFVELHATGTALDEYGLREKLERLAADNDNFLFTGLWKKHAHVYEFFRSGQCFAALTDSGSVQEELNHIRETRCLTARFNTDRPETVMDANTNLLVPPVSGESMAEIVEYAFTNDATRDRLGSGPRLYGEDVGTEIVRYFEDLDDPATFEWSHDRAAFDVDDGAFDYL
- a CDS encoding NAD(P)/FAD-dependent oxidoreductase, with the translated sequence MTGGSEPEHHRLVVAGSGIAGLTAAIYAARSNNAPLVLEGREPGGQLTLTTDVANYPGFPEGIGGPELVNDMQAQAERFGAEIRHGVIEHVDDSDRPFEIELADGTRLTADAVIAASGASARTLGVPGEDELMGYGVSTCATCDGAFFRDEEMIVVGGGDAAMEEATFLTKFASKVYLIHRREAFRAEDYWIDRLEEHVEAGEIEVVRNTELTEIRGTPEDGIGGASLVRHPEGHPTERLDDPETERFEMDVGAVFLAIGHTPNTGYLGDTGVEMDDAGYLDTRGGAGGGQTRTGVPGIFGAGDVVDYHYQQAVTAGGMGCKAALDADDYLETLDEEPATDAEAALAESDD
- a CDS encoding DUF357 domain-containing protein, giving the protein MPADLDEKTDRYERLLADALDAASVAPPDGTPLAEFAAEYQEMAQSYLDDGRHFRETDDMVNALAAFSYGHAWLDAGARIGLFVVPTEDDLFTV